CGTCGCGGCCCGCGCCGCCGAACCGGCCGTCCCCGCGCCCGCGACGGCCACGGCCCCGCGGGAAGCCTATCTTTCGCTCGGCTCGTCCTTCGCCCGCGACTCCCGTCTCGCCGAACTCGGCTGGAACGACGCGCAGTTCGAGGCCTTCATCGAGGGCTTGCGCGCGGCCTTCCGGGGCCGGCCTTATGCGAGCAGCAATGCGACGGAGCAGTTGCAGGCGGCGATCGGCCAGCGGGTGCAGGAGCTGGCCCAGCGGGAGATGCGCAACTATTTCGCCCACCCCAAACGGTTGCAGGAATATATGAAGTCGCGGGCCAAGGAGCTGCAGCTCGAAATGGCCGACAGCGGCATGGCCTACGGCCTCATGCCGGGGCGGGGAACCACGCGGCCCGCACCGGAGGACACGGTGGTGCTTTCATTCCAGGCGGTCGCCGCCGACGGGCAGACGGAACTGCCGGCGCTGGCCGTCAATCGCAAGCGGGTTCGCGTGAGCGAGCTGATCCCCGGCCTGGCCGAGGGCGTCCAGTTGATGACCGCGGGAGGAACCGGGCTTTTCATCCTGCCTCCCGAACTTTCCTTCAACGACGGCACCTGGCCCCAGGGGGTCGAAGCGGGCACGCCGATCATCTTCACGGTCGCCTTGCACGAGGTGATCGTCGCGCAGTGACATGAACCTGATGCGCATTTTAATCGTCGATGACGAGACCCTGGCGCGCGACCGCCTCCGGGCCCTGCTCCGGCAGGAACCGGACCTGGAGATCATCGGCGAATGTGCCAATGGCGAGGAGGCCCTTGTGGCCATCCGCGTCGGGGCGCCGGACCTCGTTTTTCTGGACATGCAGATGCCGGGTGGCGACGGCCTGCAGGTCGTGGCGCGGCTCCCGGAGGATCGGCGCCCGGCCATCGTCTTCGCCACCGCGCATGAGCAGTACGCGGTCGACGCTTTCGACGTCGCAGCCGTGGACTATCTGCTGAAACCCTTCGATCTCGACCGGCTGCGGCTCGCGCTGCAGCGCGCCCGCGATCACCTCCAGGCCCGG
Above is a genomic segment from Candidatus Polarisedimenticolia bacterium containing:
- a CDS encoding FKBP-type peptidyl-prolyl cis-trans isomerase codes for the protein MKTWLLPVLLLATVAARAAEPAVPAPATATAPREAYLSLGSSFARDSRLAELGWNDAQFEAFIEGLRAAFRGRPYASSNATEQLQAAIGQRVQELAQREMRNYFAHPKRLQEYMKSRAKELQLEMADSGMAYGLMPGRGTTRPAPEDTVVLSFQAVAADGQTELPALAVNRKRVRVSELIPGLAEGVQLMTAGGTGLFILPPELSFNDGTWPQGVEAGTPIIFTVALHEVIVAQ
- a CDS encoding response regulator; translated protein: MNLMRILIVDDETLARDRLRALLRQEPDLEIIGECANGEEALVAIRVGAPDLVFLDMQMPGGDGLQVVARLPEDRRPAIVFATAHEQYAVDAFDVAAVDYLLKPFDLDRLRLALQRARDHLQAR